The DNA sequence ttcGCAGATGTCTGAATATTTAATTATTCCAATATTTTATCATGGGAGAGATTTCAGAGAGATTCTGAGGGAGGTCTCTGTTACATGCATGGAAAAGTGAAGAGGTTTCTCCCGTTGGACCTGgattatgtaaatttttttgacaTGGTGACACTGTTTAAGGAGTTGGGTTACACAGGGTATAAGGAGATATTTTGGCTTGATATGAGAGCACCCAACATGGAGGCTGGTCTTCATGCCATTAAGGGGGATATGGAGATTAATCAgatgaagaaaaataaacttATAAATAGGGACACTGATAAattgtatatttattttaaacacCAAGTGGATATGCCTGAAGTAATTGAGGATGCTGTGGCTCCTAGGACTGTTGTGGTgagttcatcatcatcatcctccaATGATGGATACGAGACTATAGGGGATGAGCCCTACAAGCCTCCTCCTGGATATGAGACAGATGATAGTAGCAGTGATAAAGAAAAAAGAgcaaaaaagcaaaagaggGGGCCAAAGAAATCAGTGTCAGGGAAGAGAAAAGTGGATGAAGAGGCTGCTGGTTATGAGACAGATGACAAGGGTAGTAATGAGGAACTTAGCAACACAGATGGTGAGGGGAGAAAAAGAGTCTCAACAAGAAAAAAAGTGGGGGTAATAAGGCTTCTTCATCTGGGATTGGTCCTAAAGTTTCACCAAAAACTGTTAAGAAGATTACATCTAAAAAGTATTCAGGTGTTAGAAGAAGACATATACTAAGGGATGAGTTGTCTGATGGAAATATGGAAGGCCAGAATTTTGGGCCTGGGTTGAATGTTGGGAGCCCAAGAAGGGGCTAGAAACCAAGCCCTGTAGATGGGACAAATGGTGGTGATAGAAATAATGTGGGTGAAGGGCTTCATGAGTTTGGTTCAGTTCCAACCAATGTGGAGATGGATAGTGACTATGAAAAGTCATATGAGTATGAGAGTGAGGCTTTCAATAGCCCAATCTCTTCAGTGGACGAGGGTAAGACAGCATATAATTCATTTGATGAAGATACTGAATATAGTGAGGTTGAGTTCAAGGTTAGACAGTTGTTCCCAACAATTGAGGTTTTTAAAAAGGCACTAAAAGACTACTTTGTTTATGAAGGAAAGGACGTCTTATACATTAAGAATGAGAAGTATAGACTGAGGGCAGCATGTGTAGCTGAGGGTTGTCCTTGGTTGATATTTACTTCTTGGAATTCTGCCATTAGATGTTTCCAAGTGAAGACCTTATTTGATGAGCATACTTGTGTTAGAGGCTATGGTAGTAACATGGCTGACCGTCAATGGGTGGCTGCaaagataattaaaaaactTCTCATTCAACTCGACATGAAACCAAGACATGCAATGGAGCATATAATAGAAGAGTACAATGTCCAGTTGAACCCAAGAATGATCGCAAAGGCACTTAAAGTTGCTAGGAAAGTTGTCATTGGTAATGCAAGGGAACAATATAAAAAGGTGCGTGATTATTTGAATGAACTCCATAGGAGTAATCCCAACTCAACAGTATTAGTGGAGTCAATTTCCCAGTCAAATTCTTTTCCACTGTTTGATAGGTTGTACATAAGCTTGGACGCATCAAAGAAGGGGTTTAAAGAGGGTTGCAGACCTCTTATCGGGCTAGACGGTTGTTTTCTAAAAGGGTACTATGGCGGCCAGCTCTTAAGTGCAGTGGGACAAGATGCCAATAACCATTTCTTCGTCATAGCCTTTGCAGTTGTTCTTAACGAATGTAAAGAcacatgaaaataatttttgataCTCTTACAAGAGGACTCGGGAGAAGTGACACAGTTTGGATAGAATTTCATTTCGGACCAGTAAAAGGTAACATGTCTAAATTCACTGTGTTTCTATTGGTTAATTGATGTTAAGGTTGATATTAACTTATATGAGTTTGATAGGTTATTACAGTGTTATGCATATCCTAGTGGTAGGTGCTCTGTTACTAGTTAAGTTCCAGCATAGGATATATGAGTTATTGTTACTAGTTAAGTTTCATAGTAGGTTGTATGAGTCATATGGGTGAATAATGATACCATTCTTGTACTCTGTTCTTATTTGGTGTTCATTTGTTTACTAATGTGAATTCATGATGCATGAAAGGTTTGGAGTTGGCCATAAAAGAAGTAATGTCTAATGCACACCACATGAACTATGTgctttatattttaaaaaaattataaagcaTTTCAAGAATTAGCAAACTAAACAATTGGTATGGGAATGCGCACGATGCACCACATTTCAAGAGTTCAACAGTGCTAtggaaaaaatgaagaaagtgAATATGAGAGCTTGGGAATATCTTCAAAGGTTTGAGCCTGCAGTGTGGACTAAGGCTTACTTCAGTCATGGTCCCAAAGTCGACAACATCACGAACAACATGTGCGAGGTGTGGAGCGCAAAGATTGTCGAATACCGTAGAAAACTAATTCTGACCATGTGTGAAAACTTACGGTGCTACCTAATAAGAAAAATGGCCACACACAAGAAGAAGCTGGAGGCTTATTTTAGTCTGTTGGCCCCAGTACAATAGAAGAAGCTGGATGAGTTTACAAAGTTTAGAGCCAATAAGTGAAGAGCAATTTAGAATGGAGACTACTGTATGCAAAATAcattttatatctatatataaGTTTTTTGCTATTAAATCACTTCTGGTGACTACTATCATCTGAATTTGGTTTCATTATTATAGTGGATGCAACTTTTTTGTCAATCTTattatatttctattttaaaaaaagttaaacttttatttggttttatttttatttttggtttaattttatttgactttttaGAACTTTTAGTCTTTATACCTTTGGAGAGGAATCACTATTAAagttgaaaaaattttatttatttcttatttattataaaatgtAATACTTGCattattgtttttgtttgtttgtatttttattttatttaattctaTTAAGTATTTTGTTTAATTGGTTTATTGTTATCTCTTTTGATTTTAAAGTTTAAATCTTGATTTGTAAACTTTTAATAATGATGAAGATGTGAAaagtgataaaaaaattaaggatTGAAagctattttatatttaatattataattttttattatgttgttAAATTTGTAGTAAtctaatttgtattttaatttatctatgaattttaaatttttgtcttaatttatatatgaatatgtaaaaataaaatattatttaatttttacaggGACGGATAAGAGTGAGACGGATACCCGCAGAGACGGATTAGGATACTACAGTTTACTACTCGTAGGTAATGATAGGATGGGTAGTACTTGAGTAAAAGGACGACGGGGTGGGGTCGGGTAGGACTaaaacccgcccctacccgccccaCTGCCATCATTAACCTCATATTTCCACTTACATATCtcattgatatttttaattatcactATTATATCTAGGTTTGTGTTACGGACTCGGTTTCTAGCCTCAAAGGTCCATGTACAAAATTCGATAAAACACCTTTATTTTCACACGGGTCCAAGATCCAAAGCTCCTAATAACTTATAATCAGCACATTCTTAACTGACATTTGAATTCAAATATCCTTCATCTCCTAACAATTCGGGAGATATGATAAGCGACCAAATCTATATAAAGAGAACTCACCAGCTTCTCTAAATATGATACACACACTTTCACTAATaattaggggtggcaaacgggtCTAAATCCGTCGGGTCGGCCCGCAtaacccgccaaaaaaggcAGGCTGGGCTGAAAAATTGGGACCGCCAAATAGCAAAAACCCGCCTAACCCGCACCGCTTAAACCGCGAGGTTTGGCGGGCTTTGGCGGGGtggggcgggcttccccgccgGGCTAAGGTTTTTTTTAGTGAGGgagtatttttgtaattttttgccAAAACCTAACTTCCCCCAACCTAACTTACAAGagtatgaagataaaaattgagtattttgaattatgtttatgttattttagagacaatatttataattatgttttggattatgtttattttgctttggagagaatatttatacttatattttgaatgaaaatttgatttataattatatttattagatatttataattacaaagactttaatgtttgt is a window from the Arachis stenosperma cultivar V10309 chromosome 3, arast.V10309.gnm1.PFL2, whole genome shotgun sequence genome containing:
- the LOC130965839 gene encoding uncharacterized protein LOC130965839, which codes for MVTLFKELGYTGYKEIFWLDMRAPNMEAGLHAIKGDMEINQMKKNKLINRDTDKLYIYFKHQVDMPEVIEDAVAPRTVVVSSSSSSSNDGYETIGDEPYKPPPGYETDDSSSDKEKRAKKQKRGPKKSVSGKRKVDEEAAGYETDDKGSNEELSNTDGLHEFGSVPTNVEMDSDYEKSYEYESEAFNSPISSVDEGKTAYNSFDEDTEYSEVEFKVRQLFPTIEVFKKALKDYFVYEGKDVLYIKNEKYRLRAACVAEGCPWLIFTSWNSAIRCFQVKTLFDEHTCVRGYGSNMADRQWVAAKIIKKLLIQLDMKPRHAMEHIIEEYNVQLNPRMIAKALKVARKVVIGNAREQYKKVRDYLNELHRSNPNSTVLVESISQSNSFPLFDRLYISLDASKKGFKEGCRPLIGLDGCFLKGYYGGQLLSAVGQDANNHFFVIAFAVVLNECKDT